One part of the Desulfovibrio sp. genome encodes these proteins:
- a CDS encoding RNA polymerase factor sigma-32, with protein MKKDSPIVPPSPRRAKKAEESEISTPEVEILDAPKARKRATSTAGGTRAAAPATRARSGGKKAAEKNILDIDGAEVREVAADSVADAQEDDDSLVDGATDVDIDLDEADDHDLDPLVLDADDRDGLPAPSTTRLPAVGTRDSLHMYLREVSRFPLLKPDEEHELALRVRDHNDADAAFRLVSSHLRLVVRIAMDFQRRWMQNVLDLVQEGNVGLMRAVNKFDPDKGIKFSYYASFWIKAYILKFIMDNWRMVKIGTTQVQRKLFYNLNRERQKLIVQGFDPDAAMLSERLGVTEDQINEMDQRLASTDMSLNVPVGEDAGGATRMDFLPALGPGIEDSLASDEIAGLVRSKLKTILPKLNEKELYILHNRLLTDEPVTLREIGERYNVTRERVRQLEARLLEKIRQHLAVDIKDFSDTWIQS; from the coding sequence ATGAAAAAAGATAGTCCGATAGTTCCCCCAAGCCCACGCCGCGCCAAAAAAGCGGAGGAATCTGAAATTTCCACCCCCGAGGTGGAAATTCTCGATGCTCCCAAGGCGCGCAAACGGGCCACTTCCACCGCTGGTGGCACACGCGCTGCGGCCCCTGCCACGCGTGCGCGCTCTGGTGGAAAAAAAGCGGCGGAAAAAAATATTCTCGATATTGACGGCGCTGAAGTAAGGGAAGTTGCCGCTGATTCCGTGGCCGACGCGCAGGAAGACGACGATTCGCTGGTGGATGGTGCCACGGATGTAGACATTGACCTTGATGAAGCCGACGACCACGACCTCGACCCCCTTGTGCTGGACGCCGACGATAGGGATGGCCTGCCTGCGCCGTCCACTACCCGTCTGCCCGCTGTTGGCACGCGCGACAGCCTGCACATGTACCTGCGTGAAGTGAGCCGCTTCCCTCTGCTCAAGCCCGATGAAGAACACGAACTGGCCCTGCGCGTACGCGACCACAACGACGCGGACGCCGCCTTTCGGCTTGTTTCATCGCATTTGCGCCTTGTGGTGCGCATTGCCATGGATTTTCAGCGCCGCTGGATGCAGAACGTGCTTGATCTGGTGCAGGAGGGCAACGTTGGGCTCATGCGCGCGGTCAACAAGTTTGACCCCGACAAGGGCATCAAGTTTTCGTACTACGCCTCCTTCTGGATCAAGGCCTACATTCTCAAGTTCATCATGGACAACTGGCGCATGGTCAAGATCGGCACAACCCAGGTGCAGCGCAAGCTGTTCTACAACCTGAACCGCGAGCGGCAAAAGCTCATCGTGCAGGGTTTTGACCCCGACGCCGCCATGCTCTCCGAGCGTCTCGGCGTGACGGAAGACCAGATCAACGAGATGGACCAGCGCCTGGCATCTACCGACATGTCGCTCAACGTGCCGGTGGGTGAAGACGCTGGCGGCGCGACGCGCATGGACTTTTTGCCCGCGCTGGGCCCCGGTATTGAAGACAGCCTTGCCAGCGACGAAATCGCCGGGCTTGTGCGCAGCAAACTCAAAACCATACTGCCCAAGCTGAACGAAAAAGAGCTGTATATTCTGCATAATCGCCTGCTCACGGACGAGCCGGTAACCTTGCGCGAGATAGGCGAACGGTATAACGTCACGCGGGAACGCGTTCGCCAGCTGGAGGCGCGGCTGCTGGAAAAAATCCGGCAGCATCTTGCTGTGGATATCAAGGACTTTTCAGACACATGGATACAATCCTGA
- a CDS encoding amino acid permease — protein MKNRHVQLIALGGAIGTGLFLGSAGTIQMAGPAVLLSYALGGFIAFMIMRQLGEMMAQEPVAGSFSNLAHKYWGDFPGLLSGWNYWILYVLVGMSELSAVAVYVQYWFPSIQPWQTTAFFFLLITGINLCHVSLFGEMEFWFASIKIVAIVSMILLGTFLLFSGHAGPDASVSNLWAHGGFLPHGWEGVFTALAVVAFSFGGLELVGIAAAETDNPRVTIPKAVNQIIYRILIFYIGALLVLLTLHPWSQLGAPVDKSHWAEAMVGSPFVQIFDLIGIPSAAHVLNFVVLTAALSVYNGCVYCNSRMLYGLALQGNAPKALGTVSARGVPVYALLISSLATLICVIINYAMPGKALGMLMSLVVAALVINWAMISLTHLKFRAAMERAGELIHFKSFWHPFTNYLCLLVMVLVLVVLVVIGESLAVMLAPVWIAFVWVGYRLKKQTKHLQPRA, from the coding sequence TTGAAAAACAGGCACGTACAGCTCATCGCCCTGGGCGGTGCCATCGGAACCGGTCTATTCCTGGGTTCGGCAGGAACCATCCAGATGGCTGGCCCCGCTGTTTTGCTGAGCTATGCCCTTGGCGGCTTCATTGCCTTTATGATCATGCGCCAGCTTGGCGAAATGATGGCGCAGGAACCCGTTGCAGGTTCGTTCAGCAATCTTGCCCACAAGTACTGGGGTGATTTTCCCGGTCTTCTCTCTGGCTGGAACTACTGGATTCTCTATGTTCTGGTGGGCATGTCCGAGCTCTCTGCAGTGGCCGTGTACGTGCAGTACTGGTTTCCCAGCATTCAACCGTGGCAGACCACGGCATTTTTCTTTTTGCTGATCACGGGCATCAACCTGTGCCACGTGAGCCTGTTTGGCGAAATGGAATTCTGGTTTGCCTCCATCAAGATCGTGGCCATTGTTTCCATGATTCTGCTGGGCACGTTTTTGTTGTTCAGCGGCCATGCTGGCCCTGATGCGTCGGTGAGCAACCTGTGGGCCCACGGCGGCTTTTTGCCCCACGGCTGGGAAGGCGTGTTTACCGCGCTGGCGGTTGTGGCATTCTCGTTTGGCGGCCTTGAACTTGTGGGCATTGCCGCGGCGGAAACCGACAACCCCCGCGTAACCATTCCCAAGGCTGTGAACCAGATTATCTACCGCATTCTTATTTTCTACATCGGCGCGCTGCTTGTGCTGCTGACCCTGCACCCCTGGAGCCAGCTTGGCGCGCCCGTGGACAAGAGCCACTGGGCCGAAGCCATGGTGGGCAGCCCCTTTGTGCAGATTTTTGATCTTATAGGCATTCCTTCCGCTGCCCACGTGCTCAACTTTGTTGTGCTTACGGCGGCCCTTTCTGTGTACAACGGCTGCGTGTATTGCAACAGCCGCATGCTTTACGGCCTCGCCCTTCAGGGCAACGCCCCCAAGGCTCTTGGCACTGTCAGCGCCCGTGGCGTGCCGGTGTACGCCCTGCTGATTTCGTCCCTTGCCACGCTGATCTGCGTAATCATCAACTACGCCATGCCCGGCAAGGCTCTGGGCATGCTCATGTCGCTGGTGGTGGCCGCTCTGGTCATCAACTGGGCCATGATCAGCCTGACCCACCTGAAGTTCCGCGCCGCCATGGAGCGTGCTGGCGAACTGATCCACTTCAAGTCGTTCTGGCATCCTTTTACCAACTATCTTTGCCTGCTTGTCATGGTATTGGTGCTGGTTGTGCTTGTGGTCATTGGTGAAAGCCTCGCCGTGATGCTCGCGCCCGTCTGGATCGCCTTTGTGTGGGTGGGTTACAGGCTCAAGAAGCAGACCAAGCATCTGCAGCCCCGCGCCTAG
- a CDS encoding homocysteine S-methyltransferase family protein produces MTFRQALGLGRPLLLDGAMGTMLQASGMPAGATPEEFCMENPDTLRGIHKAYLDAGVDLLTSCTFGGNIYKLPKSLDVFSFNRRMVEIAKEAAAQAGRPVFVAGNVGPTGHFAKPLGPVEPRDLIAAFALQIRGLVAGGADLIFIETQFDLAEARAAVAAARQECDLPVMVSMTFEQGVSLTGSTPTIFAETMQNMGVDVVGTNCSLGPDQMLPVVQELLNACECPVMAEPNAGLPELRDNVTVFPLGPEDFAQKTAPFAHMGARVLGGCCGTTPAHLAALAQALRGVENITPPSVIRRGICLTNRSQMVRIAVGEPLTIIGERINPTGKKALTQELQAGVFDVAMQLADAQVDAGATVLDVNVGAPLVDETQLLPELVQRLVGRLPMPLSIDSSNAAAIANALPYCPGSFLVNSISGEAGRMEQLGPLCRDFGAPFILLPLQGAHLPEKAAERIRTVESLIEKAEAMGISRRLMMVDILALAVSSSADSALQCLEMTRWCAANGLPTTLGLSNLSFGLPARELLNATFLSLAAGAGLTSCIANPSAQRLREAADALKVLCNHDAHASSFIASYSGWKPGEGSVQVRQGGGAAAKTLAEAVLNGDKENVLPLLDAELEKGADPFSLVQEKLIPAITEVGARYERREYFLPQLIRAAETMQTAFVHLKPLLEASRGAEERPVVVMATVEGDIHDIGKNIVSLLLGNHGFDVVDAGKDVPAEAIVACALKHNARIIGLSALMTTTMVRMEDTIKIVRERALPIKVLVGGAAVTQAFADAIGADAYCADAVGAVKAAKQFV; encoded by the coding sequence ATGACATTCAGACAAGCCCTCGGCCTTGGCAGGCCGCTTTTGCTTGATGGGGCCATGGGAACCATGCTTCAGGCTTCGGGTATGCCCGCTGGCGCGACCCCTGAAGAATTCTGCATGGAAAACCCCGATACCCTGCGCGGCATTCACAAGGCCTATCTCGACGCTGGTGTTGACCTGCTCACCTCGTGCACCTTTGGCGGCAATATTTACAAGCTGCCCAAGAGTCTGGATGTTTTTTCTTTCAACCGCCGCATGGTTGAAATTGCCAAAGAAGCCGCCGCGCAGGCTGGCAGACCCGTATTTGTGGCGGGCAATGTTGGCCCCACCGGGCATTTTGCCAAGCCGCTGGGGCCGGTGGAGCCCCGCGATCTCATCGCCGCCTTTGCCTTGCAGATTCGCGGACTGGTGGCGGGCGGGGCCGACCTTATATTTATTGAAACGCAGTTTGACCTGGCCGAGGCGCGGGCCGCAGTGGCCGCCGCCCGGCAGGAATGCGACCTGCCCGTCATGGTATCCATGACTTTTGAGCAGGGCGTGAGCCTCACCGGCTCAACCCCCACCATTTTTGCCGAAACCATGCAGAACATGGGTGTGGACGTAGTGGGCACCAACTGCAGCCTCGGGCCGGACCAGATGCTGCCCGTGGTGCAGGAACTGCTCAACGCGTGCGAATGCCCGGTTATGGCCGAGCCCAATGCTGGCCTGCCCGAACTGCGCGACAACGTGACGGTGTTTCCGCTGGGGCCGGAGGATTTTGCGCAAAAAACCGCTCCTTTTGCCCACATGGGCGCACGCGTGCTGGGCGGCTGCTGCGGCACAACTCCGGCGCATCTGGCGGCACTTGCGCAAGCCCTGCGCGGTGTGGAAAACATTACGCCGCCTTCGGTGATCCGCAGGGGTATCTGCCTGACAAACCGTTCACAAATGGTTCGCATCGCCGTGGGCGAGCCCCTGACCATCATTGGCGAGCGCATCAACCCCACTGGCAAGAAGGCCCTTACGCAGGAGCTTCAGGCCGGGGTGTTTGACGTGGCCATGCAGCTGGCCGACGCGCAGGTGGACGCTGGCGCAACTGTGCTTGACGTTAACGTGGGCGCGCCCCTTGTGGACGAAACCCAGCTCTTGCCCGAACTGGTGCAGCGCCTTGTGGGGCGGCTGCCCATGCCGCTTTCCATAGATTCTTCCAACGCTGCGGCCATTGCCAACGCCCTGCCGTATTGCCCGGGTTCGTTTCTGGTCAATTCCATCAGCGGCGAGGCCGGGCGTATGGAGCAGCTCGGCCCCCTGTGCCGCGATTTTGGCGCGCCCTTCATTCTGCTGCCCCTGCAGGGGGCGCATCTGCCGGAAAAAGCCGCAGAGCGCATCCGCACGGTTGAAAGCCTCATTGAAAAGGCTGAAGCAATGGGTATTTCGCGCCGCTTGATGATGGTGGACATTCTGGCTCTGGCGGTTTCCTCCAGTGCCGACAGCGCCCTGCAGTGCCTCGAAATGACACGCTGGTGCGCGGCCAACGGCCTGCCCACCACCCTTGGGCTTTCAAACCTTTCGTTTGGCTTGCCCGCCCGCGAGCTGCTCAACGCTACCTTCCTTTCGCTGGCCGCTGGCGCGGGCCTTACCTCGTGTATCGCCAATCCCTCTGCCCAACGGCTGCGCGAAGCGGCCGACGCGCTCAAGGTTTTGTGCAACCACGACGCCCACGCTTCGTCTTTTATTGCCTCGTATTCGGGCTGGAAGCCCGGTGAAGGCTCTGTGCAGGTGCGGCAGGGCGGCGGTGCTGCCGCCAAAACCCTTGCCGAGGCCGTACTTAACGGCGACAAGGAAAACGTGCTGCCCCTGCTTGATGCAGAACTTGAAAAAGGGGCCGACCCTTTCAGCCTGGTGCAGGAAAAGCTGATTCCCGCCATTACAGAGGTGGGCGCGCGCTACGAGCGGCGCGAATACTTTTTGCCACAGCTTATCCGCGCCGCCGAAACCATGCAGACCGCCTTTGTCCACCTTAAGCCGCTGCTTGAAGCTTCGCGCGGGGCAGAAGAGCGCCCCGTGGTGGTGATGGCCACGGTTGAGGGCGATATTCACGACATCGGCAAAAATATTGTTTCCCTGCTGCTGGGCAACCACGGCTTTGACGTTGTGGACGCTGGCAAGGACGTGCCTGCCGAGGCCATTGTTGCTTGCGCACTCAAGCACAACGCGCGTATCATCGGCCTGTCGGCCTTGATGACCACCACCATGGTGCGCATGGAAGACACCATTAAAATTGTCAGGGAGCGCGCTTTGCCCATCAAGGTTTTGGTGGGTGGGGCGGCTGTTACCCAGGCTTTTGCCGATGCCATTGGCGCAGACGCGTATTGCGCTGATGCCGTAGGTGCGGTAAAGGCCGCCAAGCAGTTTGTGTAG
- the hpt gene encoding hypoxanthine phosphoribosyltransferase, with translation MSKAKDIVVKELKPVFTSEQIAARIQELAAEINAVYGDEPLVAVCVLKGGFMFFSDLVRFLHNKNLELDFVRLSSYGKSSTSSKHVIFSKDVEIDICGKHVLIVEDIVDSGHSMRFLLGQFAARKARSLRLAALVDKDERREVDVKVDFAGFKLNQGFIVGFGLDYAEHYRMLPGVFEVIPE, from the coding sequence ATGTCCAAGGCTAAAGATATTGTTGTCAAGGAACTGAAACCGGTTTTTACGTCGGAACAGATTGCAGCCCGGATTCAGGAGCTGGCCGCCGAGATCAATGCAGTATACGGTGACGAACCTCTGGTGGCCGTTTGCGTGCTTAAGGGCGGCTTTATGTTTTTCAGCGATCTGGTCAGGTTCTTGCATAACAAAAACCTGGAACTGGATTTTGTCCGTCTTTCCAGCTACGGCAAAAGTTCCACCAGCTCAAAGCATGTGATCTTCAGCAAGGATGTTGAGATTGACATATGCGGCAAGCATGTGCTGATTGTTGAAGATATTGTGGACAGCGGTCACAGCATGCGCTTTCTGCTTGGCCAGTTTGCGGCTCGCAAGGCCCGCAGCCTGCGCCTGGCCGCTCTGGTAGACAAGGACGAGCGCCGTGAAGTTGACGTTAAGGTTGATTTTGCGGGCTTCAAGCTGAACCAGGGCTTTATTGTGGGTTTTGGACTGGACTACGCCGAGCATTACCGTATGCTGCCCGGTGTGTTTGAAGTTATTCCCGAATAG
- a CDS encoding TlpA disulfide reductase family protein — MKKVILALLLCLALPCSALAAPSVPTLNLAGLTDMLAKNKGKVIMLNFFATWCPPCRVEIPELVNVRKKYAEKDVLIVSLSLDEDAKVVPAFVEKMKMTYPVYMADREIAKAFKITQIPHNAFYSKDGQLILSEPGMADAEMVEMVFKKLLEQK; from the coding sequence ATGAAGAAAGTCATCCTGGCCTTATTGCTGTGTCTGGCCTTGCCGTGCTCGGCGCTGGCGGCCCCGTCGGTTCCTACCCTGAATCTGGCCGGACTTACCGATATGCTGGCCAAGAACAAGGGCAAGGTTATCATGCTCAATTTCTTCGCCACATGGTGCCCTCCGTGCCGCGTTGAAATTCCCGAGCTTGTGAACGTGCGCAAGAAATATGCGGAAAAAGACGTTCTTATCGTCAGCCTTTCCCTTGATGAAGACGCCAAGGTAGTGCCGGCCTTTGTGGAAAAGATGAAGATGACCTACCCGGTCTATATGGCTGACCGCGAAATCGCCAAGGCATTCAAGATCACGCAGATTCCGCACAATGCCTTTTACAGCAAGGACGGCCAGCTGATTCTCTCCGAACCTGGCATGGCTGACGCCGAAATGGTCGAAATGGTCTTCAAAAAGTTGCTGGAACAGAAATAA
- a CDS encoding lipoprotein insertase outer membrane protein LolB: MKKIIIFCCLALLCACARQPVLQTSPENRAVLEQRWQKFAALGAVDKSEPYRLQLSLRFGTEGDTRRVTALFWGNSQRQLRLDVMAGVGTTVAKILEDGQHFLVYSPSENKAYFYQGATKPLLQVGVPVPFNLVHLADLLNGRYAAVFGKQFESTAFTADGKAIYDLQGQPGGRVTLNEQGLPVEWQEQANGKGWSMEILYSDDPTPLPRRLNLAHSNGKRAIVLIKEREKVSQPFTKEQMALPLPEDAPLLPLAKFKQQP; encoded by the coding sequence ATGAAAAAAATCATCATCTTCTGTTGTCTGGCGCTGCTCTGCGCGTGCGCCCGTCAGCCTGTGCTGCAAACCTCGCCTGAAAATCGCGCAGTTCTTGAGCAGCGCTGGCAAAAATTTGCCGCCCTTGGCGCTGTTGACAAGTCCGAGCCCTACCGCCTGCAGCTGAGTCTGCGTTTTGGTACAGAGGGTGACACCAGGCGCGTAACAGCCCTGTTCTGGGGCAACAGCCAGCGCCAGCTGCGTCTGGATGTGATGGCTGGCGTGGGCACGACCGTTGCCAAGATTCTTGAAGACGGCCAGCATTTCCTTGTTTACAGCCCCAGCGAAAACAAGGCCTACTTCTATCAGGGCGCAACCAAGCCCCTGTTGCAGGTGGGCGTGCCGGTGCCCTTTAACCTTGTGCATCTGGCCGACCTGCTCAACGGCAGGTACGCTGCCGTGTTTGGCAAGCAGTTTGAAAGCACCGCCTTCACTGCAGACGGCAAGGCCATTTACGACCTTCAGGGTCAACCCGGTGGCCGCGTGACCCTCAACGAGCAGGGTCTGCCCGTTGAATGGCAGGAACAGGCCAACGGCAAGGGCTGGAGCATGGAAATTCTGTACTCCGACGACCCCACGCCGCTGCCCCGCCGCCTGAATCTTGCGCACAGTAACGGCAAGCGCGCCATTGTGCTTATCAAGGAAAGGGAAAAGGTTTCTCAGCCCTTTACAAAAGAGCAAATGGCCTTACCCCTTCCTGAAGACGCACCCCTGCTGCCCCTTGCCAAGTTCAAGCAGCAGCCATAG
- a CDS encoding N-acetyltransferase, giving the protein MENTLVVRKAHMDDVKSMHGLLLQCAQKGLLLPRALIHLYGHVRNFMVTENAEGEIVGCCALAPVWEDLAEICSLVVREDVRRLGAGRELVHACLAECQSLHIKKVFALTYQEAFFDRLGFKVVDKSVLPQKIWADCVHCAKYPNCDETAVYFELDSAAQEAGETHVQG; this is encoded by the coding sequence ATGGAAAATACCCTTGTGGTGCGCAAAGCCCACATGGACGATGTAAAGTCCATGCATGGGCTTTTGCTGCAATGCGCCCAGAAAGGGCTTTTGCTGCCTCGTGCCCTTATCCATCTTTACGGGCATGTGCGCAATTTTATGGTTACCGAGAATGCAGAAGGCGAAATAGTGGGCTGCTGCGCTCTGGCACCGGTGTGGGAAGATCTGGCCGAGATATGCTCGCTTGTGGTGCGCGAAGACGTGCGCCGTCTTGGAGCGGGCAGGGAACTTGTGCATGCCTGCCTGGCAGAATGCCAGAGCCTGCATATAAAAAAGGTTTTTGCGCTCACATATCAGGAGGCCTTTTTTGACCGCCTGGGTTTCAAGGTTGTGGACAAGAGCGTTTTGCCGCAAAAAATATGGGCTGACTGCGTGCACTGCGCCAAGTACCCCAACTGCGATGAAACTGCCGTTTATTTTGAACTGGATTCCGCTGCACAGGAAGCAGGAGAAACACATGTCCAAGGCTAA
- a CDS encoding zinc-ribbon and DUF3426 domain-containing protein codes for MEIKCPNCASRFNLPDQLAKPGVKLRCSVCKTVFTYEPEVPLAEQGPLPEMPIKKKLPLLKIALALVLVVACAGGGWWYYTSKGAAKQQNEQDIAKQVELLTMRNVRQYYVDNEKVGKVFVVEGRVVNEFPQPKELITIEAAIYDKDKKALAVKKQLGGVQLSLFQLQVLSEKEMESFLNNKVEILTNNTNVPRGGEVPFMVLFYSPPDGVAEFGVRIVDARDVADQAAHAPASAPAAAPAAPTTAPTAGSSEQPK; via the coding sequence ATGGAAATAAAATGTCCCAATTGCGCTAGCCGCTTCAATTTGCCGGATCAGCTTGCCAAGCCGGGCGTCAAGCTGCGGTGCTCGGTGTGCAAAACGGTGTTTACCTATGAGCCCGAGGTGCCTCTTGCAGAGCAGGGGCCCCTGCCCGAAATGCCCATCAAAAAGAAGCTGCCGCTGCTCAAGATTGCGCTGGCGCTTGTGCTGGTGGTGGCATGCGCTGGCGGCGGCTGGTGGTATTACACATCAAAGGGCGCGGCAAAACAGCAGAACGAGCAGGACATTGCCAAGCAGGTTGAGCTGCTGACCATGCGTAATGTGCGGCAGTACTATGTGGATAACGAAAAAGTAGGCAAGGTCTTTGTGGTTGAAGGCCGGGTGGTGAACGAGTTTCCGCAGCCAAAGGAACTGATCACCATTGAGGCGGCCATTTACGACAAGGACAAAAAAGCCCTGGCAGTCAAAAAACAGCTGGGTGGCGTGCAGCTTTCACTTTTTCAGCTTCAGGTGTTGAGTGAGAAGGAGATGGAATCCTTCCTCAACAACAAGGTGGAAATTCTCACCAACAACACCAATGTGCCGCGTGGGGGCGAAGTACCCTTTATGGTGCTTTTTTATTCCCCGCCAGACGGTGTGGCAGAATTTGGCGTAAGAATTGTTGATGCCAGGGATGTGGCCGATCAGGCTGCCCATGCGCCAGCTTCTGCACCAGCAGCGGCTCCTGCTGCCCCAACTACTGCACCAACAGCTGGAAGTTCCGAACAGCCTAAGTAG
- a CDS encoding tetratricopeptide repeat protein — translation MKRNHVALLCALALTAATSFSLLGCGGCSGSRHQAADKSDAPAAESSAPADTAKAQKLDLKGVSLRPVEAELSPNALNTYAFLVFAQAMNNEDDNALAAASPLLAKAHMPVNIWLEGGVWLLSRKSPHAAMVMEQALSVWPDDISLNLLYAEALMEKGSPELGVKLMREYLKKHPESVDARMELALLLVKSKQYPEAEKLLNSVTGKQRTPLVDYYHARALIGMDRPNEAVTYLQRAIKDMPDFVEAMAELAFIYEQKPDLKAARGMYEKLLKLNFSTQDVLLRLVNISLRMGQPEKALKYMQQGPESTPFRLTVASMFMDSRHFLQAESLLKQIVAQGDAPMDVYLLLAELAYDQRRDLDLAFSWLDKIPATSKAAVRGEMLRVQLLTEAGRDAEALGTVRKAAQANPDSSELVEVEVRLLARQKQMKQALETAQKAAKRWPNNAEMCFLLGSLQDETGDKKAAFKTMEQLLALHPDNYQALNYVGYTLAEENRDLDRAMTLLVRANEIAPNQSYIVDSLAWAYYKAGKIDDALKEIRRAVTLDEHTDASIWEHYGDIAARAGLKDEARTAYQKAMELKPDNAEALRQRLSNL, via the coding sequence ATGAAACGTAACCACGTTGCGCTGCTGTGCGCCCTGGCCCTTACCGCCGCCACCTCGTTTTCACTGCTTGGCTGCGGCGGCTGCTCTGGCTCGCGCCACCAGGCTGCCGACAAATCGGATGCGCCCGCAGCGGAATCTTCCGCTCCTGCGGACACAGCAAAAGCCCAAAAGCTCGATCTAAAGGGCGTTTCGCTGCGCCCGGTCGAAGCCGAGCTTTCGCCCAACGCGCTCAATACCTACGCTTTTCTTGTATTTGCGCAGGCCATGAACAACGAGGATGACAACGCCCTTGCGGCGGCGTCTCCCCTGCTTGCCAAGGCGCACATGCCAGTCAATATCTGGCTTGAGGGCGGCGTATGGCTGCTGAGCCGCAAGTCGCCCCACGCGGCCATGGTTATGGAACAGGCCCTCAGCGTCTGGCCCGACGATATCTCGCTCAACCTGCTCTATGCAGAAGCCCTTATGGAAAAAGGTTCGCCCGAGCTTGGCGTCAAGCTCATGCGCGAATATCTCAAGAAGCATCCCGAATCTGTGGATGCCCGCATGGAGCTGGCCCTGCTGCTGGTCAAAAGCAAGCAGTACCCAGAGGCGGAAAAGCTGCTCAACAGCGTTACCGGCAAGCAGCGCACCCCCCTTGTGGACTATTACCACGCCCGCGCGCTCATAGGTATGGACAGGCCCAACGAGGCCGTGACCTACCTGCAGCGCGCCATCAAGGACATGCCCGATTTTGTGGAGGCTATGGCCGAGCTTGCCTTCATTTATGAGCAAAAGCCCGATCTCAAGGCTGCGCGCGGCATGTACGAAAAGCTGCTCAAGCTCAATTTTTCCACGCAGGATGTGCTGCTGCGTCTGGTGAACATTTCGCTGCGCATGGGCCAGCCCGAAAAGGCGCTCAAGTACATGCAGCAGGGGCCGGAAAGCACTCCCTTCCGCCTTACTGTCGCCAGCATGTTTATGGATTCCCGCCACTTTTTGCAGGCAGAAAGTCTGCTCAAGCAGATTGTGGCCCAGGGCGATGCGCCCATGGACGTGTATCTGCTGCTGGCAGAACTGGCCTACGACCAGCGCCGCGACCTTGATCTGGCTTTTTCGTGGCTCGACAAGATTCCCGCCACAAGCAAGGCGGCTGTACGCGGCGAAATGCTGCGCGTGCAGCTGCTGACCGAGGCCGGACGTGACGCCGAAGCGCTGGGCACCGTGCGCAAGGCCGCGCAGGCCAACCCCGATTCTTCCGAACTGGTGGAAGTTGAAGTGCGCCTGCTTGCCCGCCAGAAGCAGATGAAGCAGGCGCTTGAAACCGCCCAAAAGGCCGCCAAACGCTGGCCCAACAATGCGGAAATGTGCTTTTTGCTCGGTTCGCTGCAGGATGAGACTGGCGATAAAAAGGCCGCTTTCAAAACCATGGAACAGCTTCTCGCGCTGCACCCCGACAATTATCAGGCCCTCAACTATGTAGGCTACACCCTTGCCGAGGAAAACCGCGATCTTGACCGCGCCATGACCCTGCTTGTGCGGGCCAACGAAATCGCACCCAACCAGTCCTACATTGTGGACTCTCTGGCCTGGGCCTACTACAAGGCCGGTAAAATTGATGACGCCCTGAAGGAAATCCGCCGCGCCGTTACGCTGGACGAGCATACGGATGCCTCCATATGGGAGCACTATGGCGATATCGCCGCGCGGGCCGGTCTTAAGGACGAGGCTCGTACTGCCTATCAAAAGGCCATGGAACTCAAACCCGACAATGCGGAAGCATTGCGGCAGCGGCTTTCAAACCTATGA